A window of Nicotiana tabacum cultivar K326 chromosome 24, ASM71507v2, whole genome shotgun sequence contains these coding sequences:
- the LOC142178022 gene encoding uncharacterized protein LOC142178022 produces the protein MPTQPVVSVQPVVKEATHEEQHLRLVRFKKYHPPTFSSLDSEYAYGILGECYRILHAMGIVETSGVAFTTVQLNEAAYQLWQAYELGSPSDATSLSLVQVLEVFLREFVPQTPQYAWHEEFEPLREGTMSVSEYDIIFNELSRHTPTLVSIVRERVRRFIEGLRHDIQFSMAQELESDVPFQ, from the coding sequence atgccgACACAACCTGTTGTTtcagttcagcccgtggttaaGGAAGCAACACATGAGGAACAACACCTTAGACTTGTGAGGTtcaaaaagtaccaccctcctacttttagcAGTTTGGATTCAGAGTATGCGTATGGGATCCTAGGGGAGTGCTATCGTATTCTTCATGCTATGGGTATTGTAGAGAcaagtggggttgcttttactacggtTCAGCTTAACGAAGCAGCATATCAGTTGTGGCaagcgtatgagttgggtagtccatCCGATGCAACTTCACTTTCATTGGTCCAAGTTTTAGAGgttttcttgagagagtttgttcctcagacccCTCAATATGCATGGCACGAGGAGTTTGAGCCGCTGCGCGAGGGCAccatgtcagtgtcagagtatgacATTATATTCAATGAATTGTCTAGACATACACCTACTTTGGTATCTATAGTTAGAGAGAGAGTCCgtaggttcattgaggggctcagacATGATATCCAGTTCAGCATGGCTCAGGAGTTGGAGTCGGATGTTCCATTTCAGtag